In a genomic window of Carassius gibelio isolate Cgi1373 ecotype wild population from Czech Republic chromosome A3, carGib1.2-hapl.c, whole genome shotgun sequence:
- the LOC127942167 gene encoding tripartite motif-containing protein 16 has translation MAEASISWTEDQFRCSVCLDLLKDPVTIPCGHTYCMCCISECWDQEDWKGFYSCPQCRQIFKPRPVLYKNVVFAEMVEKLKKTRLLAAFPVVHHAGSEDVQCDSCTGIKQKAVKSCLECLISYCQTHLEQHESLFRDRKHNLMDATGRLQELICPQHDQMLEIYCRTDQQCICKLCLVEGHKNHDTVSTAAARKEKQRHFDETLLKIQKITQQRQIKLRKAVASHKRSVQTTMEDSERIFTELMLSIDKRRSEVMKLIRDQERAVMNRAEKRLKQLEQDINDLRWRDAEMKQLSKTNEHVHFLQSFASVSLPGCTDDFTVSSDLSLDAVVKVQFQLRDELQQFSRETLENLSGRVKSIQVIGTPEFQTRKEFLRYSCRLTLDLNSVNYFLCLSEGNTVITVADTNQHYPDHPDRFDHWWQVLCRESVTGRCYWELEWSSREPSGVDIGVTYESISRKGNNPESVAGCNDQSWRLYCTPISYSFWHNNTESVLPVVSISSRVGVFVDHSAGTLSFYSISDTMSLIHRVQTTFTQPLYAVFGLDSNSRVKLCR, from the exons ATGGCAGAAGCCAGTATCTCATGGACTGAGGATCAGTTCAGATGTTCAGTGTGTCTGGATCTGCTGAAGGATCCAGTCACGATTCCCTGTGGACACACTTACTGCATGTGCTGCATCTCAGAGTGCTGGGATCAGGAGGATTGGAAGGGATtctacagctgtcctcagtgcagacagatCTTCAAACCAAGACCAGTTTTATATAAGAATGTGGTGTTTGCTGAAatggtggagaaactgaagaagacgAGACTTCTGGCTGCTTTTCCTGTCGTTCATCACGCTGGATCTGAAGATGTTCAGTGTGACTCCTGCACTGGAATTAAACAGAAAGCAGTGAAGTCATGTCTGGAGTGTCTTATCTCTTACTGTCAAACTCATCTTGAACAGCATGAGAGTCTCTTCAGAGATCGAAAACACAATCTGATGGACGCTACTGGACGACTCCAGGAGCTGATCTGTCCTCAACATGATCAAATGCTGGAAATTTACTGCCGTACCGACCAACAGTGTATCTGCAAACTGTGTTTGGTGGAAGGACACAAAAATCACGACACTGTATCAACTGCAGCGGcaaggaaagagaaacag AGACATTTTGATGaaacactgttaaaaatacaGAAGATAACCCAGCAGAGGCAGATAAAGCTGAGAAAGGCTGTGGCATCTCATAAG CGCTCTGTACAGACAACAatggaggacagtgagaggatcttcACTGAACTCATGCTCTCCATTGACAAACGTCGCTCTGAGGTGATGAagctgatcagagatcaggaaagaGCTGTAATGAATCGAGCTGAAAAACGACTGAAGCAACTGGAGCAGGACATCAATGATCTGAGGTGGAGAGATGCTGAGATGAAGCAGCTTTCAAAGACTAATGAACATGTTCATTTCCTCCAG AGTTTTGCGTCTGTCTCTCTCCCTGGATGTACAGATGACTTCACTGTCAGTTCTGATCTCTCTTTGGATGCTGTTGTTAAAGTTCAGTTTCAACTCAGAGATGAACTGCAGCAGTTTTCCAGAGAGACTTTAGAAAACCTATCTGGAAGag TGAAATCCATCCAGGTCATTGGCACTCCTGAATTTCAGACCAGAAAGGAGTTTCTTCGAT ATTCCTGTCGGTTGACTCTGGATCTGAACTCAGTGAATTATTTCCTCTGTCTGTCTGAGGGAAACACTGTGATTACTGTCGCTGACACAAATCAACATTATCCTGaccatccagacagatttgatcaTTGGTggcaggtgttgtgtagagagagtgtgactggacgctgttactgggagctgGAGTGGAGCAGCAGAGAGCCCTCAGGAGTGGATATAGGAGTAACATATgagagcatcagcaggaagggcAATAATCCTGAGAGTGTAGCTGGGTGTAATGACCAGTCCTGGAGACTGTACTGCACTCCTATCTCTTACTCATTCTGGCACAATAACACAGAGTCTGTCCTTCCTGTAGTCAGTATTTCCAGTAGAgtaggagtgtttgtggatcacagcgcaggaactctgtccttctacagcatcTCAGACACAATGAGTCTCATCCAcagagtccagaccacattcactcagccgctctatGCTGTGTTTGGACTGGATAGCAACTCAAGGGTGAAACTCTGTCGATAA
- the LOC127942149 gene encoding E3 ubiquitin/ISG15 ligase TRIM25-like isoform X2 — MAEASISWTEDQFRCSVCLDLLKDPVTIPCGHTYCMCCISECWDQEDWKGFYSCPQCRQIFSPRPVLYKNVVFAEMVEKLKKTRLLAAFPVVHHAGSGDVQCDSCTGIKQKAVKSCLECLISYCQTHLEQHESLFRDQKHNLMDATGRLQELICSQHNKLLEIYCRTDQQCICMLCFVDEHKNHDTVSTAAERKEKQRDFEETQNKFQKLIHQREKDLQELRVAVDSHKSSAQTAVEDSERVFTELIRSIEKRLSEVKQLIRDQERAAVSRAEEQLERLKKEIDDLKRKDTELQQLSETQDHVHFLQSWPSVCLTGSTDSFTVSARDIPFDDVVKSVSQLRDKLQQFCTDEIENISKTVKSVQIILTPECETREEFLPSMSSDGEPIFNIAWEPLPGELSESRRCMLQEPTPTPKIAAFTSTFEVGGSETPREFVCVSEPNPSAPFSVFGGVGWSQPPRPSMVMRWSEPTPPAPVGVFGGVGGGQPPRPIKNIFGRRR; from the exons ATGGCAGAAGCCAGTATCTCATGGACTGAGGATCAGTTCAGATGTTCAGTGTGTCTGGATCTGCTGAAGGATCCAGTGACGATTCCCTGTGGACACACTTACTGCATGTGCTGCATCTCAGAGTGCTGGGATCAGGAGGATTGGAAGGGATtctacagctgtcctcagtgcagacagatCTTCAGTCCAAGACCAGTTTTATATAAGAATGTGGTGTTTGCTGAAatggtggagaaactgaagaagacgAGACTTCTGGCTGCTTTTCCTGTCGTTCATCACGCTGGATCTGGAGATGTTCAGTGTGACTCCTGCACTGGAATTAAACAGAAAGCAGTGAAGTCGTGTCTGGAGTGTCTTATCTCTTACTGTCAAACTCATCTTGAACAGCATGAGAGTCTCTTCAGAGATCAAAAACACAATCTGATGGACGCCACTGGACGACTCCAGGAGCTGATCTGCTCTCAACATAATAAATTGCTGGAAATTTACTGCCGTACTGATCAACAGTGTATCTGTATGCTGTGTTTTGTGGATGAACACAAAAATCACGACACGGTATCAACTGCagcagaaagaaaagagaaacag AGAGATTTTGAGGAAACACAGAATAAATTCCAGAAACTGATtcatcagagagagaaagatcttcAGGAGCTGAGAGTGGCTGTGGACTCTCATAAG agctctgcacagacagcggtggaggacagtgagagggTCTTCACTGAactcatccgctccattgagaaaCGTCTCTCTGAGGTGAAGCagctgatcagagatcaggaaagagctgcagtgagtcgagctgaagaacaACTGGAGAGACTGAAGAAGGAGATCGATGATCTAAAGAGGAAAGACACTGAGCTGCAGCAGCTTTCAGAAACACAGGATCATGTTCATTTCCTCCag AGTTGgccgtctgtctgtctcactgGTTCTACAGACAGCTTCACGGTCAGTGCTCGAGATATCCCTTTTGATGATGTAGTGAAATCTGTCTCTCAACTCAGAGACAAACTGCAGCAGTTCTGCACAGATGAGATAGAGAATATATCTAAAACAG TGAAAAGCGTCCAGATCATTCTGACTCCTGAATGTGAGACCAGAGAGGAGTTCCTACCCT CGATGTCCTCAGATGGGGAGCCCATATTCAATATCGCCTGGGAACCACTCCCTGGAGAACTTTCTGAATCGAGGAGGTGCATGCTCCAAGAACCAACTCCCACCCCCAAAATTGCAGCTTTCACAAGCACATTTGAGGTGGGAGGGTCCGAAACCCCccgagagtttgtgtgtgtgagtgagccaAATCCCTCTGCCCCATTTAGTGTATTTGGGGGAGTGGGATGGAGCCAACCACCCCGTCCCAGTATGGTTATGCGGTGGAGTGAGCCAACCCCCCCCGCCCCTGTAGGTGTATTTGGGGGAGTGGGAGGGGGCCAACCCCCCCGCCCCATTAAGAATATTTTTGGGAGAAGGAGGTAA